CAACAACCGCAACGAGCTCTCGGTCGCCAGGCGAGAGGCCGTGGAGCTGCTCGACCTTCACGTCGGCCCGAAATACTGACCGGCACCAGGGGTCCCGTCGTCGTAGAACCCGCCTGTCGAGCCGTCGGGCCGAGGGTAGCGAGCTTGATGACGATGGCGGCGCCTTCCGCGAGTCTGAACCGCAGGTCCGCCGTCTTCACAAGGTCGCAAAGCCGTGCTGATGAGCTTTTCGGGACCGCTCACACCGGGAATACCGTCTCAAGATCGATGAAGACGGGGGTGGGGCGGGATGCCGTTGAGCGTGGCGGAGCGGGAGGCGTTCCTGGCGGAGGCGTACATCGCGAGCCTGGCCGTGGAGGCGGGTGACGGGCGGGCGCCGCTGGCCGTGCCCGTCTGGTACGACTACGTTCCCGGTGGCGACATCAGGTTCCTGACGGACGGCGACTCGCGCAAGGCCCAGCTGATCGCGAAGGCGGGCAGGTTCTCGATGCTGGTGCAGCGGGTCAGCCCGACCTATCGGTACGTGTCCGTCGAGGGGCCTGTCACCAGCTCCGGGCACACGACGCTGGAGGACCTCACCCGCATCGCCTCCCGCTACCTGCCGCCCGACGCGCTGGACGGATACGTACAGGGCTCCGACCTGCACGCGCTCGTGACGTTCAGGATGCGGCCGGAACACTGGCTCTCCGCCGACCTGGGCGCCCTCGGCTGACCCGCGAACGGTATTTTTGGGCTCGTGACTGCTACTGATCCCACCTCTACCGGCGC
This genomic interval from Nonomuraea helvata contains the following:
- a CDS encoding pyridoxamine 5'-phosphate oxidase family protein gives rise to the protein MPLSVAEREAFLAEAYIASLAVEAGDGRAPLAVPVWYDYVPGGDIRFLTDGDSRKAQLIAKAGRFSMLVQRVSPTYRYVSVEGPVTSSGHTTLEDLTRIASRYLPPDALDGYVQGSDLHALVTFRMRPEHWLSADLGALG